The genomic segment TTGATCCATACCGATATGTTTCAAGCATACGAAAAAGGCGATATTCCATATCTACCCATCCGATTATTTCCTTATCCGGATTCGTGCGGATATTTTCTTTATGGTTAAATATCTCATTGTAGATGGACCTGGCTGCCTCCGACATCTCCGCGGATGAAGGAAAATCGACATTCAGGCCCTCAATATAGGCCATTATTGACAGTTCTTCCGGACTTATTGTATGTCCTAGTTCTAAATCTTCTTTCTGAATGATGCCTCCTGTATCAGCAGGAGACATACCAAATTCATTCAGGAAACTGTTGATTTCATCTTCGGTTTGTAACATGTATGCGAGATAATTCTCAGGATCCCGTTTTACGAGTACAAAAAGGTCGCCTGTGTGTTCCGGATCAAGACCAGGAATACCACGTGTGATTCGATATTCATTTCTTGTTCCCTTACCGTAATAAATAAACCTGCTGCTTGTTTCAAATGAATTTTGCCAGCGGATATGAACATATTTGTCTTTATTTTCCCCTTTTACTCCCTCTTCATCGAAAAGAATTGGAAAGGCGTGTTTCTGTACATAGATTCCGGACTGATGAGCACCGGTATCCCCGGTATCATTTGCCGACAGGAATTTACAGAAAGCCATTTTACCGCTGTATGCAGCCCTTATTGCCTCTGCTGAAAAATCTGAATCAACCAATGGTAATCTCCCTTTCCAGTTCCTTCTTTTTCAGTTCTTCCAGTTTCCCGACAATTTTTCCGGCAACAGCAGAGACCAGAGGGACAGCTACAGAATTACCAAACTGCTTATATGCCTGAGTGTCGGATACCGTGATTTGGAAACTGTTACTGAAGCCCTGCAGTCGGGCACATTCTCTCGGTGTTAATCTTCTGGGATTTTTCCCGGGCTGGGGAATCAGTATTTCAGAACCGTCTTTATAATATCTGGCACTCAGCGTCCTTGTGATGCCCTCTGTGTCTGCAAGTCCATATCCGAAACCATTTCCCTTTTCTCTGTGTTTCTCAGCATATTTTTGAAGATAAGTCCATAGTTTATCAGATAAAGTATACTTTTCATCAACATGATTTTCCAGAATGTCTCTCAGTAGAGGTCTGTGATCGGGATATTTAATATTAAAATCAAATTTCAGGTCATCCCCAAACCTTTTGCGATCAAAACCGGCAATAAAGACTCTCTCTCTGTGCTGAGGAACAAAATGCTGTGCATCCAGAACTGCTGTAAAAACCTGATAATCCAGTTCATCAAGTGATTCCATTATCACTTTCCATGTCCTCCCATGGTCATGACTTCTCAGATTTTTCACGTTCTCCAGAAGAAATGCACGAGGCCTTTTCTCGTTCAGAATTCTGACAACATCAAAGAACAGCGTCCCCTGCGTTTTATCAAGAAAACCGGTAGCCCGCCCCAGACTGTTTTTCTTCGAGACGCCCGCTATTGAAAACGGCTGGCAGGGAAAACCAGCAACCAGAATATCATGATTG from the Sporolactobacillus sp. Y61 genome contains:
- the dcm gene encoding DNA (cytosine-5-)-methyltransferase, whose translation is MPKQLHIRLDDSIYDALKEYSAVSGKSKQDSVMDALVQLFDDKHRENDHTRGRFTFIDLFAGIGGMRLAFEANGGKCVFSCEWDKYCKKTYFDNFGVMPHGDIRKVYEKDIPNHDILVAGFPCQPFSIAGVSKKNSLGRATGFLDKTQGTLFFDVVRILNEKRPRAFLLENVKNLRSHDHGRTWKVIMESLDELDYQVFTAVLDAQHFVPQHRERVFIAGFDRKRFGDDLKFDFNIKYPDHRPLLRDILENHVDEKYTLSDKLWTYLQKYAEKHREKGNGFGYGLADTEGITRTLSARYYKDGSEILIPQPGKNPRRLTPRECARLQGFSNSFQITVSDTQAYKQFGNSVAVPLVSAVAGKIVGKLEELKKKELEREITIG
- a CDS encoding type II restriction endonuclease, whose amino-acid sequence is MVDSDFSAEAIRAAYSGKMAFCKFLSANDTGDTGAHQSGIYVQKHAFPILFDEEGVKGENKDKYVHIRWQNSFETSSRFIYYGKGTRNEYRITRGIPGLDPEHTGDLFVLVKRDPENYLAYMLQTEDEINSFLNEFGMSPADTGGIIQKEDLELGHTISPEELSIMAYIEGLNVDFPSSAEMSEAARSIYNEIFNHKENIRTNPDKEIIGWVDMEYRLFRMLETYRYGSRISKGFDSVEEFIKIANVVLNRRKSRAGKSLEHHLSAIFDGNSLRYVPQPVTEGHKKPDFLFPDAGSYHDHSFPADHLIFLGAKTTCKDRWRQILNEADRINVKHLFTLQQGISVRQLDEMEKAGVILVVPKLYIKTFPKEKQDSIWTLKKFIDYVKEKESV